A portion of the Etheostoma cragini isolate CJK2018 chromosome 13, CSU_Ecrag_1.0, whole genome shotgun sequence genome contains these proteins:
- the LOC117955884 gene encoding glutaredoxin domain-containing cysteine-rich protein 2: MEEFQRKLNQHYEGTKPRKVRFKLASSYSGRVLKHVYEDGQELDSPEEKYPHSFVHRKIPPSHLEVEQLCGFEDAHGDQPSVYPPTGLIAQRINVYRGMGSYKPAAGQTAEAEGDAKSSVLDFGKIIIYTSNLRIIRAPPRKPEALRHYTVPPGDLDGYPKARERGSRRKAKALCTQDGEEKEEKHISDAETKEADSCQHCGGLGCAPCSLCHGSKLSMLANRFNESISDLRGQACYPHGLEKCQSCSSK; encoded by the exons ATGGAAGAATTCCAGAGAAAACTGAATCAACACTACGAAGGCACCAAGCCCAGAAAG GTGAGGTTCAAGCTAGCTTCGTCCTACAGTGGGCGGGTACTGAAGCACGTGTATGAGGATGGTCAGGAGCTGGACAGTCCAGAGGAGAAATACCCTCACAGCTTTGTTCACCGCAAGATCCCTCCCAGCCACCTGGAGGTGGAGCAGCTCTGTGGGTTTGAGGATGCTCATGGGGACCAACCGA GTGTCTATCCTCCAACAGGGCTCATTGCCCAGAGAATAAACGTGTACAGAGGAATGGGAAGCTACAAGCCTGCTGCAGGCCAGACTGCGGAAGCAGAAGGAGATGCCAAA TCTTCAGTGTTGGACTTTGGTAAGATAATCATCTACACCAGCAATCTGCGCATCATCAGAGCACCACCGAGGAAGCCTGAAGCGTTGCGGCACTACACAGTGCCCCCTGGGGACTTGGATGGATACCCAAAAGCCAGGGAGAGGGGGAGCAGGAGGAAGGCTAAAGCTCTTTGTACACAGGAtggggaggagaaggaggagaaacatATTAGCGATGCAGAAACCAAG GAGGCCGACAGCTGCCAGCATTGTGGTGGTTTGGGCTGCGCTCCCTGCTCTCTGTGTCACGGTAGCAAGCTGTCCATGCTGGCGAACCGCTTCAACGAGTCCATCAGTGATCTGCGTGGCCAAGCCTGCTACCCCCATGGTCTGGAGAAGTGCCAGTCCTGTTCCAGCAAATAG